The sequence below is a genomic window from Archocentrus centrarchus isolate MPI-CPG fArcCen1 chromosome 18 unlocalized genomic scaffold, fArcCen1 scaffold_23_ctg1, whole genome shotgun sequence.
cggcagatggaaaggaaaaggtcaaagccatcaggtgtgcagtttaggaaaaagagaaaagaacaggagaaataagcaaagatgaaggtaagcagaagctgtgtaatatttcagtttcttccatgttttttcaaataaaatttaaaagaaattctgagtgtgcctgtgatggtggggagaccttctgttaaaacctgtctgtcagaccatggcagaaagctacatgcaccacacagcaggtgctcattaccccccaagtggagtagtgcggtaggcgctgctgcgcgattgctatggggggttggggtgggggtgggagggcgccggcagggatgctcgcccagggcgccaaacaggctaggaccgccactgattgtaaggtaaagacccaacaatcaaaatgatcccctatgagcaagcatttggtgacagtgggaaggaaaaactcccttttaacaggaagaaacctccagcagaaccaggctcagggaggggcagtcatctgctgtaatTGGTTGGGGtcgaggagagagacagaacaaaatacatgctgtggaagagagccagagattaataactaatgattaaatacagagtggggtataaacagagtaaaacgaggtgaatgaaaagaaacactcaatgCATTATGGCAACcgccccagcagcctaggcctatagagtataactaagggatggttcaggttCACCTGATTCAGCCCTGATCCAGCCATCCCTCTCCATTTATATGAATAAagtggagtctattagataaatatgattcataccactgcagtgcagtacctttaatacctatggcatgcactaatctctgtaataaaatgttatggtcaaaaGCAtcaaaaagctgcactgagttctagcaggacaagcacagatatgagtccactgtcacAGGCAATAAGATGATCATAACGCTTTTAGCTGCAACCATATTAAGTGGTCTCAGAGCAAGTATAGAACATAAAAAACAGTTAACACCAGTGAGGTCAGCTTACTTACAAACATGCTAGTTGATTTAGAACCAATCCTGAAGTAATGAAAATATTAGTATGAGCATTCATGTGCAATGATTACTGATTAGTGCAGGCACGAGAGACTTTATAAGCCATCCATCCATAGTTTCAGACACAGAAAGTGAGCAAAGCCACGTTGATGGCCCTACTCATTGTGGCCTATGCACCACACGTGCCCCCCTTGAGGCCCTACAGTACGTGTGTGAATGATGTATTGTATGGGGAGTGGGTGGTGACAGAAGGACCAGGAGACATAAGACTGGGATGTAGAGGACTGCCCCCAGAAGGAGAGAGCCAGCTATCTAACTGGCTTAGTAAGGGCCCCACAGGGCAGGGAAGAGCAGGCCCAGGGCCTACAGTGACAGCACCCCAGAACAATGCCACATCCGAGACCATCATCAACCGCCCTCAGTGGGGAAGGCAGTTTAGTTAGTGTGTGCAGATATGCCCGTCTGCACACCAAGCCCTAACACCAGTCAACCACAGAtactacacatgcacacacaaacaaggtgaCAAGACAAACCGGTCTGCGATCTGCAATCTattgacatctagtggtgagaatttacacactgtaccttcAAATTTTCTATTTCAATATAGGAAATAGGTATTATTTAAAGATGCACTTATTTATAGTAATATCCAGAACACAAATCTGAAAAATAGTTGAAGCCAACTTTAAAATTTTATCTCAATTAATCTGTGCTAATGTGCATAAATGTCCAAAAgacataatataataataaatatcataatataaaAATTTATGTCTATTTCAAGCATTGTTTTCCCCAGTAGTCTGAAACAAAATAGTCCAAAATCTCAAAATTAATCAgaatatgaaaacaaacatgttttgcCTTTTTTAGGTGGTGTCCTCTTCATATTTGATGAAGGTGTAGAGGTGATTTTGACTGACTGCTCAGTTATTTCAGATGGAGGTGTAGAGGTGGTGTCAACTGAGTGTGCAGTTGAGGTCCACATCATGTCAGATGGAGGCTGAATACAAAATTCATCAGaactctctgagcttcttctcCACACAGCCACTGAAAATCAACACAGTCCAGATGAAGTATACAAGCAATACTAGTACGAAGGATTTAATAGTTGATATGAACACATCACATTTAAAGTCTATAAGGAGAATTGGAGCTTCTCCTGCATtccagcatgcagactggaggaaccTGGGACCATGGACTTTCTTAATACTGGATGACTTGCTCCACTTTCAGAGCCATAAGCATTACAGTGTTTATAATTAACTTTTTAAgtaataatactaatactacTACGAatattaatactaataatataCATTTTCTTAATAACATATTCAGCCATGTTGGGACTGGACCCTAGCCTAGCAGGAGCTggggtacactctggacagcTCGCCGTGCCATTAATGGAGCCTCAGAAATATTGCAATTTCAAGTTTAACCTGGTGAtggcagtgtttttattttttgttttttttttttccacttctacACTGCCAAAAGCCAGTCACAGTTATACAGACGTGTGTGTCTTCACCTTGTTGTTACATGATGTTGTGATGAGTAACAAATTTAGTACAGAACAACTCCAGTTGTGAAGTTGTTCTGGAGTTTAGGACAGAACAACTCATTTAGTTTGTACAAATGAAAATTTACCTTCTGATCAAAGGCTCTGAAGATGAAGTCTGGCAGCCATCAGCGCTACCCCTCACTTGGTAACAAAGGATcaaacactcaaacacaaaTGATCATACACTTAGCTGACATCACTGTTGATAtcacattcacaagattttcagaaaacctgacctctgaccttgacctgATTGCTACTTTTGAGCCagattttgttgtaatttttaaactgGTCTTGACCCAAAGTTTTTCTTGGCTGttatttcagtccagtccttgtacctgaccatttccaGAGGAaggttttcttgtttgttaagtcacttaacactgacctatgaatcattcaagcatacaaAAAGtgcctaactcaagggatgaaccaacaTTGTGTCTATATACAATAGACAACTtatcaaaaaaacatttttaaatgatatctttaggcactttgtcgTAATAACAAATTGTATTTTATAACTGCTGATTCCCAAAGAATGTATGAGACAAAACGTGGTATATCTTGTTGTGGTGTGCAgggtgttgttaaaaaaaatgaggaaactggacacatgcaaaccaaaaaaattttaaaaagcatgccTAAACAACTGTATAGcaggagtctatcccagctgacatagggcgagaggcagggtacaccctgtacaggtcgccagcctgtcgcagggccaacacagagagacagacaaccattcacactcacattcacaccaatggGCAATTTAGGGGATCAAATAACCTAACCCCAGAAACAGGGCAGCACGGTGCCATGGTgcttagcactactgcctcacagctaaaatggcatctagaaggtctgagtttgattccaccttggcccgggcctctttgtgtggagtttgcatgttctccccgcatctgtgtgggtttcctcctacAGCCCAAATACTGGGGTTACAACTGGTGGAgtgacccaggtatttaaaccctaatGGGGGTCGTCCCCCAGAAGTGGTTGTTGACCCACTATTTGATGTACATAATCACGTGAGTTGTGAAAAAAGGGATGGGTCATCTATCTATCAAGTGTCCTAATGAGTTCACCTGGAGAAAGGCCTGACCAGAAAATTATTATAgaattgattatttttaattccaaatGCAATTACAATTCTAACTCTTTTAGTCAGAGCTCAGAAGGTGAGCTGAACATTTGTTGCTATAGTTTTATTTCTTAGTTTGGCAGATCTTCTTTTAAAGTAATGTGTACAAATGTGGTAAAATCCATTCAGATaaactgtgtttaaattaaTTGTACTTTAGAGAAATGTCCTGTATTCAATGCACTTCAGAACAaccataaaatgtgttattAATTTAGACTGACTGACTCGACTGTCTTCTAGCTTAGAAGGAATTAAGAGATGAAACAAAGTTTTCACACtctttgctgtatttgtgtGATGTTTATTCTGAGGATAAAATACACAATACAAAGCATCAGAGAGACATTACAAAATCAAAGGGCATGACTGTGGATTACTTCAGGCTCACTCGAAAGCTAAACTTTGAAGCAGTTGTAACAGAGTTGCACTTATCACAAAAATCAGATACAAAAATCAGTTGCATGCATTTTATATGATAATGAGGAACAAGATGTAAGGATGAACAGACTACTGCTTTAAAAAGAGTTCTTGTCCACAATTTTCATGATGTTCTTGACCCAGGAGAGAGACGGATCCGCACAGATTTGACGAGAATTTTTGAGAGccaaactgaaacaaagcagGTGGAAAAGCTGCTGTCATTATCATAACTAGcaatctgttcattttttttttaattaaaaaagtatgaTTAACCAAAACAGCAAtatctaaaataaaatatacaaaaaaagtaaaattatgaGATTTGGAGTATTTTTCTGAATGtcataataaacataaaaaatgcttaaatgtCCAAGAGCTGTCCAGTTATAATGTAatactgaatattttttaatatactcATTTCAGCCATTGAATTAAACATTttggcaaggaaaaaaaaagaaaaaaacagttttgacaCTTACATGACTGCAGCCTTTGGACACCGGGGATCAGTCAGGTTATATGATCTGATGAGGTTTTTGTTAATTCTTCTtggatagaacacaaagcagcagTTGTCTGGACCATTTGCACCTGAGAAAAGATCATTAGCATATGTACCATTAGGCTTACTCAAAAAGTAACACCTCTGTTTCATGACAAAATTCAAGATAATCTCATTTTTGCAGTCAGCTGTAAATAACAAAACAGCTCTCAGGAGTTGATGATGATAAAGATAAAAGATAAAGATGCAGGAAAGGACTTCTGAATAAAAGGTGGTGTGGTGTTACATTTATCAACatcaaaaataacaaatgcataataataaataaaaacctggTATCACTGGTGCAAAGGGGGAGGGCAGTTGTGGTTTCAAAGGTGCTGAAAATACCTCTGACAGAACTTTCCACTCAGATTGAGAGGGACCTAAGTTACTGAAAATGCTGCACAGCCAATTTCTACAGCCAGCAAAAATTCTAAAAACTCGTAAGTCAGAAAATGACGTGGAGGATTTTCAAGcctgaacggcctgtttaaggtcatgacAAAGCATCTCAATTAGATTTAAGTCCAAACtatgactaggccactccaaaatctcaattttgtcctgctgcataatctAAGTTTGCCTGAGCTTCAGGACATGAACAGATGGGTGGATATTcttcttcaggattttctgtcaGAGAGTAGAATTCACAGTTCCATCAGTTACAGTCAGCCAtccaagcagccccagaccattgCAGTACcgccaccatgtttgactgttggaaCAGTATGATGTTACTtttatgaaatgttgtgttagttttatgtcagatcttggagtaattttggtaagttcaccactgttccaagttttgtCTATTTGTGGATAATGACTGTCACCGTGGTGCgttggagtcccaaagcctcagaaatttGTCCAGACTGACAGAAGTCAAAgattttgtttctcagctgtttctttagatcatggcacgatgtgttgctttttgagatcttttagcctaatTCACTTTGTCATACAGgctctatttaagtgatttcttttaATTCAACAGGCCTGCCAGTAATCAGGCTAGGAAATTAAACttagccccccacccccaaaatgTGGTTAATCCAAAGAGGctaggggcaattactttttcacaaagGGCCAGGTTTGTTTGGATAGATTTTTTCccaatcattatttaaaaactgcattttgtatttagtcTGCTTAGGAAAGGGGCACTGTACATAAATGCAGTCTAATTAAAGTGAGGAAGGAAGACTGGAAATGCAGACTGTAAGTTAATAGACTTATCACACCCCATATCATTAAGGCTGATCTGACTGCAACTGCAACTAAGAGTTCAATTCAATGAATATGTTTCTTAAATGAAGGTAGTTCTATGCCTTGTtgttgtcatgatcctgggccttatgcccagcattttgtgttttccttctcatgatttggtgttatggtgtttcttagtttattcATTTAGTGTCTCAGTTGTTTTATGGTCTTTATTTGGTACTTATTCATAGTGTTCCCTTTGTGGTacccctgtgtttgttttgttccttttcatGTCTCTGGTCTTCTGTGTATTGTGGTGTTTACTTTCTGTGtagtgtcaagtctgcatttctgtcttcGCCTAgttgtttcctcttttattttgtcagttcttGTCCCTTGTGctatgtgtttagttttacttccccttcttgtttgtgtaattagtttcagctgtgccctCACCTGTCGCCCATTCCttaattaccttgtgtatttatagtcTCAGTCTTCCCATTGTCCTTTGTtggattgttgttgttttgtggctgtgtctgctctctggCTCCCCGTTTCCAGGATATTTCTAGTTTGTTCCCAGTTTAGGTTATCTCATCTGTTTGCCTCTTCTTTTGGTTCCTGTTGCCACTGCACTCCTACTCAAATAAAGATTTacctctcatcactcttacctgcCGTCTCCTGTGTCCTGCTAttgggtcctcacctccatACACAGCCGTACAGCCCGGTCACGCACCATGACAGTTATACAGTCTTAttctttttcaattcaatttatttaatttatattgtgctaaatcacaacagtcacatcaaggcacattatattgtaaggtaaagatccaacaataattacagaaaagacccaacagtcaaaatgacccgctATGAGCAAGtacagtgtgaaggaaaaactcccttttaacaggaggaaACCTCCAGCTTTCTTACAAACATACTAGTTGATTTAGAAGCAATCCTGaggtaataaaaatattaatatgagCATTCATGTGCAATGATTACTGATTAGTGCTGGTACGAGAGACTTTATGAATTGTCCATTCATTGTTTCAGACACAGAAAGTAAAAACTGCAGCGCATGCACTCACTATTTCCAGAACTATGTACTGAGTGTTGTTTCACTTGAATGTGAGCAGCTGCAGATCTTGTGTAAGAAACCATCTCTGAGGGTGTCAGGTCCAGTACAGGAGAATGAGCCACCATTGTCTCATCCAGGTCTCCTAACAGTTGGAATACAGAACAACACTGTTTAGCtgtacagaaagaaaataatgcAAGTTAGACTTGCTTACAAACATCAATAAGTAACAAGGTTTAAGTTACCTGAtatgtagagtctttaccttacaatataatgtcccttgaggcaactgtttgttgtgatttgacgctatataaattgaattgaactgaactgaactgatttAGGGCAATGTTACTACTTTTTGCTTgcagaaagacaaaaactgcTCCAAAAACTATAGACCCTCCTACACAGAGGCCAATGGGATATTCCAGGAAAAGGTAGGTAGgtagttcaattcagttttatttatatagcaccaagcagtcatctcaaggcactttatattgtaagtaaaAACTATAcaataagagagagaaaaccccctatgagcagcacttggcatcagtgggaaggaaaaactcccttttaacaggaagaaacctccagcagaaccaggctcagggaggggcagtcatctgctgtgactggttgggtgaggggagagagacaggacaaaaagatATACTGGGTTTCTAGTaaactccccccccccccttcccattTGTGAGAAAGCAATTAAAGCCAACTTAAAAATTTTATCTCAATTAATTTGTGCTAATGTGCATAAATGTCcaatgtgtctgtgtagattctcagttatccaggtcatagtagtctctggagcttgaaaaaggcgactggacttctttttgtttcttgaagacgtttcacctctcatccgaaaggcttcttcagttctcaaccaaatggtggagagacccaggtatttaaacccctgtgggcgtagtcccctggaggtggttatgaccctctattgatcatgtgcttgaacacatgtgcccagttGTTTGCttcctgcaacaacttgaaaaggaaaaagccattgaccgccccacttactaccgcctgtaccctggagaagccactccatgcatttatggactcccaaagatccacaaagaaggagtcccacttcgacccattatcagcagtataaactcggtcacctacaacatttccaaacacctcgccaccatcttatcaccgcttgttggcatcacaccccaccacattgaaaactctacagattttactaacaaggtccagaatcttgtactggatccagatgaaaccatggtgtcctttgatgtggtttcacttttcacttgcatacctacaactgaggcagtggagaccgtcagaagacgactacaggaagacgattccttactgaacagaaccagcttcaccccagatcagatttgtgcacttttagatctctgccttaccacaacatattttaaatacaatgatggattctacagacagaagcatggatgtgccatgggctccccagtgtctcccattgtag
It includes:
- the LOC115775023 gene encoding C-C motif chemokine 13-like; this translates as MKQRCYFLSKPNGTYANDLFSGANGPDNCCFVFYPRRINKNLIRSYNLTDPRCPKAAVILALKNSRQICADPSLSWVKNIMKIVDKNSF